From Streptomyces sp. GSL17-111, one genomic window encodes:
- a CDS encoding TetR/AcrR family transcriptional regulator, with protein MRADAARNRERIVGAARELFVEWGAEVPLDEVARRAGVGNATLYRHFADRDALVRGVVAHVTDSVAGRAREALADDGDPFDALCRFVFGAVEERIGALCPMISHAFDRAHPELLAARDRLDALVARLLDRAQRAGAVRPDVAVGDLLMALSQLSRPLPGTGCDQLEQFMARHVRLFLDGLRAPAPSRLPGTPATLEALRRPV; from the coding sequence GTGCGGGCGGACGCGGCGCGGAACCGGGAGCGGATCGTAGGCGCGGCTCGGGAGCTGTTCGTCGAGTGGGGTGCCGAGGTGCCGCTCGACGAGGTGGCGCGCCGGGCCGGCGTGGGTAACGCCACGCTGTACCGGCACTTCGCGGATCGGGACGCGCTGGTGCGCGGGGTCGTGGCGCACGTGACCGACAGCGTCGCCGGGCGGGCCCGGGAGGCGCTGGCGGACGACGGTGACCCGTTCGACGCCCTGTGCCGGTTCGTCTTCGGTGCGGTGGAGGAGCGGATCGGGGCGCTGTGTCCGATGATCTCGCACGCCTTCGACCGCGCGCATCCGGAACTGCTGGCGGCCCGGGACCGGCTGGACGCCCTGGTGGCGAGGCTGCTGGACCGGGCGCAACGGGCCGGTGCCGTGCGGCCGGACGTGGCCGTCGGCGATCTGCTGATGGCACTCAGCCAGTTGAGCCGTCCGCTGCCGGGGACGGGGTGCGATCAGCTCGAACAGTTCATGGCCCGGCACGTCCGGCTGTTCCTCGACGGCCTCCGCGCCCCGGCGCCGTCCCGGCTTCCGGGGACTCCGGCGACGTTGGAGGCGTTGCGCCGACCCGTCTGA
- a CDS encoding MFS transporter produces MSETPTQPDPKRWKALAFIAIAQLMVVLDATIVNIALPSAQEDLGISEANKQWVITAYALAFGGLLLFGGRVADLWGRQRTFVTGLIGFALASALGGMAVNQGMLFGARALQGVFGALLAPAALSLLAVMFTDAKERAKAFGIYGAIAGGGGAIGLILGGVLTEYLDWRWTFYVNIPFAVVAAVGAVLVIREPAGARNRSTLDIPGVLLSTLGLVALVYGFTRAEVHGWSDAGTVWTFVASVVLLAAFVLTESRTRAPLLPLRVVADRNRGGVYLSLGLAIIAMFGLFLFLTYYLQLVKGYDPMKTGFAFLPMIIGMVTGSTQIGARLMTRVRPRLLMGPGFLVGSLGMLMLTQLETDSSYLTLILPAQLLLGLGMGSAFMPAMSLATYNVRPQDSGVASAMVNTSQQVGGAIGTALLNTIAASAAASYVPSAPVVGDVRLLAVVHGYTTAIWWAFGILVLAATLAFTLVNAKGQRGGPVTGSPKDAGEAEPVPVLAP; encoded by the coding sequence GTGTCCGAAACACCGACGCAACCTGATCCCAAGCGGTGGAAGGCCCTGGCCTTCATCGCCATAGCCCAGCTGATGGTCGTCCTGGACGCCACCATCGTCAACATCGCCCTGCCCTCGGCCCAGGAGGATCTGGGCATCTCCGAGGCCAACAAGCAGTGGGTCATCACCGCGTACGCGCTGGCCTTCGGTGGTCTGCTGCTCTTCGGCGGCCGGGTCGCCGACCTGTGGGGACGTCAGCGGACGTTCGTGACCGGCCTGATCGGCTTCGCCCTGGCCTCCGCGCTGGGCGGCATGGCCGTCAACCAGGGCATGCTCTTCGGCGCGCGGGCGCTGCAGGGCGTGTTCGGGGCGCTGCTGGCCCCGGCCGCGCTGTCGCTGCTCGCGGTGATGTTCACCGACGCCAAGGAGCGGGCCAAGGCGTTCGGCATCTACGGTGCCATCGCGGGCGGTGGCGGTGCCATCGGCCTGATCCTCGGCGGCGTCCTGACGGAGTACCTCGACTGGCGCTGGACGTTCTACGTCAACATCCCGTTCGCCGTCGTCGCGGCGGTCGGGGCCGTCCTGGTCATCCGGGAACCGGCCGGCGCGCGGAACCGTTCGACGCTGGATATTCCCGGTGTGCTGCTCTCGACGCTCGGCCTCGTGGCCCTGGTGTACGGCTTCACGCGCGCCGAGGTGCACGGCTGGTCGGACGCGGGCACGGTGTGGACGTTCGTGGCGTCCGTCGTGCTGCTGGCCGCGTTCGTCCTGACGGAGTCCCGTACCCGGGCGCCGCTGCTGCCGCTGCGCGTCGTCGCGGACCGCAACCGTGGCGGGGTGTACCTCTCGCTCGGGCTCGCGATCATCGCGATGTTCGGACTGTTCCTCTTCCTCACCTACTACCTGCAGTTGGTGAAGGGGTACGACCCGATGAAGACCGGCTTCGCCTTCCTGCCCATGATCATCGGCATGGTGACCGGTTCGACGCAGATCGGCGCCCGGCTGATGACCCGGGTCCGGCCGCGGCTGTTGATGGGGCCGGGCTTCCTGGTCGGCTCGCTCGGGATGCTGATGCTGACGCAGCTGGAGACGGACAGCTCCTACCTCACCCTGATCCTGCCCGCGCAGTTGCTGCTGGGCCTCGGCATGGGGTCGGCGTTCATGCCGGCGATGTCGCTGGCCACGTACAACGTGCGGCCGCAGGACTCCGGGGTCGCCTCGGCGATGGTGAACACCTCGCAGCAGGTCGGCGGGGCCATCGGTACGGCGCTGCTCAACACCATCGCGGCGAGCGCCGCCGCGTCGTACGTGCCCTCGGCGCCGGTTGTGGGGGACGTGCGGCTGCTGGCCGTCGTGCACGGATACACGACGGCGATCTGGTGGGCGTTCGGCATCCTGGTGCTGGCCGCGACCCTCGCCTTCACGCTGGTCAACGCCAAGGGCCAGCGGGGCGGTCCGGTGACGGGCAGCCCGAAGGACGCCGGGGAGGCGGAGCCCGTGCCGGTGCTGGCGCCTTGA
- a CDS encoding lysophospholipid acyltransferase family protein: MTLWRVTSPCTVRCVGPSAQPVPATTAARRLAAVTATVGRAFRDGERLADPLLLRERARSVLGALGVTLETQGVPLPSVAPDGRGTGGSGADGRATGGTGPPGTLIVANHISWLDAVALLAVVPTPLLAKRDVAGWPVLGRLAGRAGTLFLDRDAVRTLPDAVAEIAAVLRSGRNVALFPGATTWCAPPGGAFRRATFQAAVDAGAPVQPVSLGYRQFGAPSTVPAYVGAASFGTSLRRVARASGLSVTVRAHPPFASDGLTRRELAARAQASVRGALEAPAPTRLRVPV, translated from the coding sequence ATGACGCTGTGGCGCGTCACCTCCCCGTGCACCGTGCGGTGTGTGGGGCCGAGCGCGCAGCCGGTGCCCGCCACGACGGCAGCCCGACGTCTGGCGGCCGTCACCGCCACGGTCGGCCGCGCCTTCCGCGACGGTGAGCGGCTCGCCGACCCGCTCCTGCTGCGGGAGCGGGCCCGGTCCGTCCTCGGCGCGCTCGGCGTCACGTTGGAGACGCAGGGCGTGCCCCTGCCGTCCGTGGCGCCGGACGGCAGGGGCACGGGTGGCAGTGGGGCGGACGGCAGGGCCACGGGCGGCACCGGCCCTCCGGGCACACTCATCGTCGCCAACCACATCTCCTGGCTGGACGCCGTCGCGCTGCTCGCCGTCGTGCCGACGCCGCTGCTCGCGAAGCGGGACGTGGCCGGCTGGCCGGTGCTGGGGCGGCTGGCCGGACGGGCCGGCACCCTGTTCCTCGACCGCGACGCCGTCCGGACACTGCCCGACGCCGTCGCCGAGATCGCCGCCGTCCTGCGCTCGGGGCGGAACGTCGCGCTCTTCCCCGGCGCCACGACGTGGTGCGCGCCGCCCGGTGGCGCCTTCCGCCGTGCCACGTTCCAGGCCGCCGTCGACGCGGGCGCGCCCGTCCAGCCGGTGAGCCTCGGGTACCGCCAGTTCGGCGCGCCCAGCACCGTCCCGGCCTACGTCGGTGCGGCGTCGTTCGGCACGTCGCTGCGACGCGTGGCGCGGGCCTCCGGGCTGTCCGTCACCGTGCGGGCCCATCCTCCGTTCGCGTCCGACGGCCTCACCCGTCGCGAACTGGCCGCCCGCGCGCAGGCGTCCGTGAGGGGCGCCCTCGAAGCTCCCGCCCCGACCCGGCTCCGGGTGCCCGTCTGA
- a CDS encoding GNAT family N-acetyltransferase: MPPPATPATTAPDSTTAPDSPGAPAAADAPAAATPRAAAYTASIAHTAEEIRAAQRLRYRVFSDELGARLHTPLAGHDVDDVDGLADHLVVTERATGAVVGTYRLVPPGRGDRLYSDGEFDLTALAPLRPSLVEAGRSCVDPEHRNGTVINLLWSALTRYVLLSGHRYLAGCASVPLADGERAAHTALRLAEGRHAAPAQLRVTPHRPWRPTEPFTEPFTERPSPADLPPLLRGYLRIGAWLCGPPAYDPEFGTADFFTLLDMERLGDRYRRYFLGTSPDGAGR, encoded by the coding sequence ATGCCCCCGCCCGCCACACCCGCCACCACCGCACCCGACTCCACCACCGCACCCGACTCCCCCGGCGCACCCGCCGCCGCCGACGCACCCGCCGCCGCAACGCCCCGCGCGGCGGCGTACACCGCGTCGATCGCGCACACGGCCGAGGAGATCCGGGCCGCCCAGCGCCTGCGCTACCGGGTCTTCAGCGACGAGTTGGGGGCACGGCTGCACACCCCGCTGGCCGGTCACGACGTGGACGACGTCGACGGCCTCGCCGATCATCTCGTCGTGACGGAGCGCGCCACCGGCGCCGTCGTCGGCACCTACCGCCTGGTGCCGCCGGGCCGTGGCGACCGCCTCTACTCGGACGGCGAGTTCGACCTGACGGCGCTCGCCCCGCTGCGCCCGTCACTGGTCGAGGCGGGCCGCTCCTGCGTCGACCCTGAGCACCGCAACGGCACGGTGATCAACCTCCTGTGGTCGGCCCTCACCCGCTACGTGCTGCTCTCCGGGCACCGCTACCTCGCCGGCTGCGCCTCCGTCCCGCTGGCCGACGGCGAGCGGGCCGCGCACACCGCCCTGCGTCTGGCCGAGGGCCGGCACGCCGCCCCCGCGCAGTTGCGCGTCACTCCGCACCGGCCGTGGCGCCCCACCGAGCCGTTCACCGAGCCGTTCACCGAGCGACCCTCCCCCGCCGACCTGCCGCCCCTCCTGCGCGGGTACCTGCGCATCGGGGCGTGGCTGTGCGGACCGCCCGCGTACGACCCCGAGTTCGGCACCGCCGACTTCTTCACGCTGCTGGACATGGAGCGCCTGGGCGACCGCTACCGGCGCTACTTCCTCGGCACGTCCCCCGACGGAGCCGGGAGATGA
- a CDS encoding sigma-70 family RNA polymerase sigma factor produces MATRAVARRQQPATEGAERATSARASGDVADRDLVGMYLDEIARTPLLDAAKEVELSLAIEAGVYAQRLLNGEEEPIADGAGAHATREELEVIVAEGERAKDVFIRSNLRLVVAVARRYPRSGLPLLDLIQEGNAGLVRAVEKFDYTKGFKFSTYATWWIRQAITRSIADQSRTIRLPVHLVEELGRIRRVQREFNREHGRDPEATEIAAELGSTPERVTDVLDWARDPVSLNMSVDDEGETQFGDLLEDTSAVSPEQSVLTLLRSEELESLIGRLDHRTASIIRARYGIEDGRERTLTEVGKQHGLTRERIRQIEKHALLELKRMAHDTGFDAAA; encoded by the coding sequence ATGGCAACCCGTGCCGTCGCCCGTCGTCAGCAGCCCGCCACCGAAGGCGCTGAAAGGGCAACCAGTGCGCGCGCGAGCGGCGATGTCGCCGACCGTGATCTGGTCGGCATGTACCTGGACGAGATCGCCCGTACGCCACTGCTGGACGCGGCGAAGGAGGTGGAGCTGTCCCTCGCCATCGAGGCCGGCGTCTACGCCCAGCGTCTGCTGAACGGCGAGGAGGAACCGATCGCGGACGGCGCGGGAGCGCACGCCACGCGGGAGGAGCTGGAGGTGATCGTGGCCGAGGGCGAGCGCGCCAAGGACGTGTTCATCCGCTCCAACCTCCGGCTCGTCGTGGCCGTGGCCCGGCGCTACCCCCGCAGTGGTCTGCCCCTGCTCGACCTCATCCAGGAGGGCAACGCCGGCCTGGTGCGCGCCGTGGAGAAGTTCGACTACACCAAGGGCTTCAAGTTCTCCACGTACGCGACGTGGTGGATCCGTCAGGCCATCACGCGCTCCATAGCCGACCAGTCGCGGACGATCAGGCTGCCCGTCCACCTCGTCGAGGAGCTGGGCCGCATCCGGCGCGTCCAGCGTGAGTTCAACCGCGAGCACGGGCGGGACCCCGAGGCGACGGAGATCGCCGCCGAACTGGGCTCCACGCCCGAGCGCGTCACGGACGTGCTGGACTGGGCGCGCGATCCCGTGAGCCTCAACATGTCGGTGGACGACGAGGGCGAGACGCAGTTCGGTGATCTCCTGGAGGACACCTCGGCCGTCTCTCCCGAGCAGTCCGTGCTCACGCTGCTGCGCAGTGAGGAGTTGGAGAGCCTCATAGGCCGCCTCGACCACCGGACGGCGTCCATCATCCGCGCCCGGTACGGCATCGAGGACGGTCGCGAGCGCACGCTCACCGAGGTCGGCAAGCAGCACGGCCTCACCCGGGAACGCATCCGGCAGATCGAGAAGCACGCGCTGCTGGAGCTGAAGCGCATGGCGCACGACACCGGCTTCGACGCGGCGGCGTAG
- a CDS encoding P1 family peptidase, with protein MADETGSTETTEPTRRDALTDVPGMRVGHAERVGDGWLTGTTVVLAPPGGAVAAVDVRGGGPGTRETDALDPRNVVQRVDAVVLTGGSAFGLDAASGVAAWLEEQGRGVPVGPDPAQVVPVVPAACLFDLGRGGEWRARPDAALGRAAVSAAHASGPDVPQGNVGAGAGAVTAGLKGGVGTAATVLPSGATVAALTVVNAVGSVLDPASGALYGELFSGRYVVPDAERHAAARERLDRSRASLGMPPLNTTLAVIATDASLTKAQVQKLAGCAHDGLARAIRPAHLLHDGDTVFGLATGKRDPADVMEANAILAAGADVLTRAVVKAVLAAETVRAGGREFPSYRDLYGG; from the coding sequence GTGGCTGACGAAACCGGATCGACGGAAACGACCGAACCCACGCGGCGCGACGCCCTGACCGACGTGCCCGGGATGCGTGTCGGACACGCGGAGCGGGTGGGCGACGGCTGGCTGACGGGCACCACCGTGGTGCTGGCGCCCCCGGGCGGGGCAGTCGCCGCCGTGGACGTGCGCGGAGGTGGGCCGGGCACCCGTGAGACCGACGCGCTCGACCCGCGCAACGTCGTGCAGCGGGTCGACGCCGTCGTCCTCACCGGCGGCAGCGCCTTCGGTCTGGACGCGGCCTCGGGCGTCGCGGCGTGGCTGGAGGAGCAGGGTCGTGGTGTGCCGGTCGGCCCCGACCCCGCGCAGGTCGTGCCGGTCGTTCCCGCAGCCTGCCTCTTCGACCTGGGGCGGGGCGGCGAGTGGCGGGCCCGCCCCGACGCCGCACTCGGCCGGGCGGCCGTATCCGCCGCGCACGCGAGCGGCCCGGACGTGCCCCAGGGCAACGTGGGTGCGGGCGCGGGGGCGGTCACGGCCGGGCTCAAGGGGGGCGTCGGCACGGCGGCCACAGTGCTGCCCTCCGGAGCGACGGTCGCGGCTCTGACGGTCGTCAACGCCGTCGGCTCTGTCCTGGACCCGGCCTCGGGCGCGCTCTACGGCGAGCTGTTCTCCGGCCGGTACGTCGTTCCGGACGCCGAGCGCCACGCGGCGGCCCGGGAGCGGCTGGACCGTTCGCGGGCGTCCCTGGGCATGCCGCCCCTGAACACGACCCTGGCGGTGATCGCCACGGACGCCTCCCTGACCAAGGCGCAGGTGCAGAAGCTCGCCGGATGCGCTCATGACGGGCTCGCCCGCGCGATCCGGCCCGCGCACCTCCTGCACGACGGCGACACCGTGTTCGGCCTCGCCACCGGGAAGCGGGACCCGGCCGACGTCATGGAGGCGAACGCCATCCTGGCGGCCGGCGCCGACGTTCTGACGCGCGCAGTGGTCAAGGCGGTGCTCGCCGCCGAGACCGTCCGGGCGGGCGGCCGTGAGTTCCCTTCCTACCGGGACCTGTACGGCGGCTGA
- a CDS encoding AMP-binding protein: MSADQQQTLSHPVPRPAPNAAPRAQAEREPQQDAGPGAPDVAVPQPAAEYLHVRLLEQARRVAGTLARQGVRPAERVAVLLPMSPESVAVTMACGRLDAVRVSLPVGAGSPLLRERIRSSGAGVLVVADSCVHAGRIYPAKQLVERVLDGCPAVRSVIVVHQVARPVPWTPGRDLWWHEALARLEV, from the coding sequence ATGTCGGCCGATCAGCAGCAGACCCTCAGCCACCCGGTTCCCCGGCCCGCTCCGAACGCGGCTCCGCGCGCGCAGGCGGAGCGGGAGCCGCAACAGGACGCCGGACCCGGGGCGCCGGACGTCGCCGTTCCGCAGCCCGCCGCCGAGTACCTGCACGTCCGGCTGTTGGAACAGGCGCGCCGCGTCGCCGGGACGCTCGCCCGGCAGGGCGTTCGGCCGGCGGAGCGGGTGGCCGTCCTGCTGCCGATGTCGCCGGAATCCGTCGCGGTGACGATGGCGTGCGGCCGACTGGACGCGGTGCGTGTCAGCCTGCCGGTCGGCGCCGGGTCGCCCCTCCTGCGCGAGCGCATTCGGAGCTCGGGGGCGGGCGTCCTGGTCGTCGCGGACAGCTGCGTGCACGCCGGTCGGATCTATCCGGCGAAGCAGCTCGTCGAGCGGGTGTTGGACGGCTGTCCGGCCGTGCGCTCCGTGATCGTCGTGCACCAGGTGGCGCGGCCGGTGCCGTGGACACCCGGGCGCGACCTCTGGTGGCACGAGGCCCTGGCTAGGCTGGAGGTATGA
- the mscL gene encoding large conductance mechanosensitive channel protein MscL, whose product MSEKQSVLAGFKEFLMRGNVVELAVAVVIGAAFTKIVNAVVEGVINPVVGAIGPKDLDAYQSCLKAPCSVDPETGEAIGISIQWGLVLSASITFLMTAAVVYFLMIMPMNRYKQRVAARTPVVETPPTKTELDVLTEIRDALVTQRTSSEEHGGATVGAPREGGQSPKP is encoded by the coding sequence TTGAGCGAGAAGCAGAGCGTCCTGGCGGGATTCAAGGAATTCCTGATGCGGGGCAACGTGGTCGAACTCGCGGTCGCCGTCGTGATCGGCGCCGCGTTCACCAAGATCGTGAACGCCGTGGTCGAGGGCGTGATCAACCCCGTGGTCGGCGCCATCGGCCCGAAGGACCTGGACGCCTACCAGTCCTGCCTGAAGGCGCCCTGCTCCGTGGACCCGGAGACGGGCGAGGCGATCGGCATCTCGATCCAGTGGGGCTTGGTGCTCAGCGCGTCCATCACCTTCCTGATGACCGCCGCCGTCGTCTACTTCCTCATGATCATGCCGATGAACCGCTACAAGCAGCGCGTCGCGGCTCGCACACCCGTGGTGGAGACCCCGCCGACGAAGACGGAGCTGGACGTCCTGACCGAGATCCGCGACGCCCTCGTCACCCAGCGCACGTCCTCCGAGGAGCACGGGGGTGCAACGGTGGGAGCGCCCCGCGAAGGCGGGCAGAGCCCGAAGCCCTGA
- a CDS encoding S-methyl-5'-thioadenosine phosphorylase, which produces MTTPPQADIGVIGGSGFYSFLDDVTEVPVTTPYGEPSDALFVGELAGRRVAFLPRHGRDHTLPPHRINYRANLWALRAAGVRQVLGPCAVGGLQEKFGPGTLVVPDQLVDRTRSRAQSYFDGEERADGQRPNVVHVTFADPYCETGREAALSAARGREWEPVDGGTMVVVEGPRFSTRAESLWHAAQGWAVVGMTGHPEAVLARELGLCYSSLALVTDLDAGAETGEGVSHSEVLEVFRENLGRLRTVLFDAVAALPATRSCGCADALAGFDPGIALP; this is translated from the coding sequence ATGACGACACCTCCGCAGGCCGACATCGGCGTCATTGGCGGCTCCGGCTTCTACTCCTTCCTGGACGACGTCACCGAGGTGCCGGTGACCACGCCCTACGGAGAGCCCAGCGACGCCCTCTTCGTCGGGGAGCTGGCCGGCCGCAGGGTCGCGTTCCTGCCCCGTCACGGCCGCGACCACACCCTGCCGCCGCACCGCATCAACTACCGCGCCAACCTGTGGGCCCTGCGTGCCGCCGGGGTGCGCCAGGTGCTCGGACCGTGCGCGGTCGGGGGGCTCCAGGAGAAGTTCGGGCCCGGCACGCTCGTCGTACCCGACCAGCTCGTGGACCGGACCAGGTCACGGGCGCAGTCCTACTTCGACGGTGAGGAGCGGGCCGACGGGCAGCGGCCCAACGTCGTGCACGTCACCTTCGCCGACCCCTACTGCGAGACGGGCCGGGAGGCCGCCCTGAGCGCCGCCCGGGGCCGGGAGTGGGAACCGGTGGACGGCGGCACGATGGTCGTCGTCGAGGGGCCGAGGTTCTCCACCCGCGCGGAGTCCCTGTGGCACGCCGCGCAGGGCTGGGCCGTGGTCGGTATGACGGGCCACCCGGAAGCCGTGCTCGCCCGCGAACTCGGCCTCTGCTACAGCTCACTCGCCCTGGTCACCGACCTGGACGCCGGGGCGGAGACGGGCGAGGGCGTCTCGCACTCCGAGGTGCTGGAGGTCTTCCGGGAGAACCTGGGACGGCTGCGCACGGTCCTGTTCGACGCCGTGGCCGCCCTGCCCGCCACCCGTTCCTGCGGCTGCGCGGACGCACTGGCCGGCTTCGACCCGGGTATCGCCCTGCCGTGA
- a CDS encoding FmdB family zinc ribbon protein, producing the protein MPTYQYQCTECGEGLEAVQKFTDDSLTDCPSCSGRLKKVFSAVGIVFKGSGFYRNDSRGSSSSSSPASGSSGSSGSSGSGSSDAGSGSSGAGSSSDKSAAKSDTKPAATTSAA; encoded by the coding sequence GTGCCGACCTACCAGTACCAGTGCACCGAGTGCGGCGAGGGCCTTGAGGCGGTGCAGAAGTTCACCGACGATTCCCTCACCGACTGCCCGAGCTGCTCGGGACGCCTGAAGAAGGTGTTCTCCGCCGTCGGCATCGTGTTCAAGGGCTCCGGGTTCTACCGGAACGACAGCCGCGGCTCGTCGTCCAGCAGCAGCCCGGCGTCGGGTTCGTCCGGCTCCTCGGGCTCGTCCGGCTCCGGTTCCTCGGATGCGGGCTCCGGCTCGTCGGGGGCCGGCTCGTCGTCGGACAAGAGCGCGGCGAAGAGCGACACGAAGCCCGCCGCCACCACCTCCGCGGCCTGA
- a CDS encoding MFS transporter, whose product MASKPGYRQLLRTPGAWSFLLPGFLARQPFAMLTIGIVLLVQHTTGSFGAAGAVSAATGVSMALCAPQVGRLADRFGQRAVLVPGALAHATAVTALITLALTGAPLWALLLVAVPTGASVPQIGPMVRARWAHRLGGGPLLPTAAAFESVTDELTFVVGPVLATALCTGVHPAAGLVAEAVLTVVGGLVFAAQTRTAPPAHRDTLAGRSGGSALAEPGVRVLIPVFLGIGAVFGGLQVSFTAFTEAIGQPAANGLLYGVFAGGNMLAGVACGVIAWRSEAHHRLPRAYAVLALVTVPLWFAASDGSPVLLGAVGLLVGLATAPAMITGFTLVERLVPARSRTEAFTWLTGSVALGQALAATTAGQLTDGFGSTAGFTVPLAGTALAALAVVTLRRHLAPRPAQPADARVVARGADHRVPVAVD is encoded by the coding sequence GTGGCGTCGAAGCCCGGCTACCGTCAGCTGTTGCGCACCCCGGGTGCGTGGTCCTTCCTTCTCCCCGGCTTCCTGGCCCGGCAGCCGTTCGCGATGCTCACCATCGGCATCGTGCTGCTCGTCCAGCACACCACCGGGTCCTTCGGGGCCGCCGGCGCCGTCTCGGCGGCCACCGGCGTCTCCATGGCGCTGTGCGCCCCGCAGGTGGGCCGCCTCGCCGACCGGTTCGGGCAGCGCGCCGTCCTGGTCCCCGGCGCACTCGCCCACGCGACCGCCGTCACCGCGCTCATCACCCTGGCCCTCACCGGCGCCCCGCTGTGGGCGCTCCTGCTCGTCGCCGTGCCCACCGGCGCGTCGGTGCCGCAGATCGGCCCCATGGTGCGGGCCCGCTGGGCGCACCGGCTCGGCGGTGGTCCGCTGCTGCCGACGGCCGCCGCCTTCGAGTCCGTCACCGACGAGCTGACGTTCGTCGTCGGACCGGTCCTGGCCACCGCCCTGTGCACCGGCGTGCACCCCGCCGCCGGTCTCGTCGCCGAAGCGGTCCTGACGGTCGTCGGCGGCCTGGTGTTCGCGGCCCAGACCCGCACGGCTCCGCCCGCCCACCGCGACACCCTCGCGGGCCGCTCCGGCGGCTCGGCCCTCGCCGAGCCCGGCGTCCGCGTGCTCATCCCCGTCTTCCTGGGCATCGGTGCCGTCTTCGGCGGCCTCCAGGTCTCCTTCACGGCGTTCACCGAGGCCATCGGCCAGCCCGCCGCGAACGGACTGCTCTACGGCGTCTTCGCGGGCGGCAACATGCTCGCGGGCGTCGCCTGCGGCGTGATCGCCTGGCGCTCCGAGGCGCACCACCGGCTGCCCCGCGCCTACGCCGTCCTGGCACTGGTGACCGTGCCGCTGTGGTTCGCCGCTTCCGACGGCTCCCCGGTGCTGCTCGGTGCGGTGGGTCTGCTGGTCGGCCTCGCCACGGCACCGGCGATGATCACCGGGTTCACCCTGGTGGAGCGACTCGTCCCGGCCCGGTCGCGCACCGAGGCGTTCACCTGGCTGACCGGCTCCGTGGCGCTGGGCCAGGCCCTCGCGGCCACCACGGCGGGCCAGCTGACCGACGGGTTCGGCTCCACGGCCGGTTTCACCGTCCCGCTCGCCGGAACGGCGCTGGCCGCGCTCGCCGTCGTGACCCTGCGCCGACACCTGGCACCGCGCCCCGCACAGCCGGCCGACGCCCGCGTCGTGGCACGTGGCGCCGATCACCGTGTGCCCGTCGCAGTGGACTAA